CTCTGCCAGCGCAGTGCGAGTACGCCGACTGAACCGCTGCTGTGGGATTACCACGTCGTGTTGCTGTGGCACTCTGCGCCGGATGCGCGTTACATCCTCGATTTCGATACCACCTTGCCGTTTTGCACGCCGGTCGCGGATTATTTCCGCCAAGCGTTTTTGGATGAATCCGTGTTAAAACCGAGGTTTGTACCGCTGTTTCGGGTCATGCCTAGCGCGGAATATGCCGAAAAGCTGTTGAGCGACCGGCGGCATATGCGCGATGCGAATGGTTGGCTGGCAGAGCCGCCGCCTTGGTCGCCGACCAGCGTTACTGAAAGCAATTTGCACAAATTTACCGATATGCATGACACCGACTATGGGGAAATTTTGACGGCAGCGCAGGTGTTGAGACACACGGGTAAATTGAGGCAATAACGCGCATAGCGCAGTTCCCCGGTTTTGTGCAGCACGCCTAATTCCACCAGTTCTTGCAAGTCGCGGGTAGCCGTTGCGCGGGAGGCATTGGTCAGGCTGATGTAATTCTTGGCGCTCATACCGCCGTTGAAACCGCCGATACCTTCCGCAAACAGCCGCGCCACGACCTTTTCCTGCCGGGCATTCAGTTTGCCACGCACTTGGTCATACAAACGGGTTTTGCCGATCAGGAATTCGACTTGCTGGCGCGAATGGCGCACTGCCGCCAGCACGGTTTCGGCGAAATACACCAGCCAGCGTTGAATGTCGTTGGCTTTGTTCGCGGATTCCAGCTCGGTGTAATAGGCTTTTTTGTGCTGTTCGATGGTGTGGGCAAGTGCAATCAGCGTGGGTTGCCCCAAACCTTGCGCGAGAGCTTTTTCTGCCAAAGCGCGGGCAATACGCCCATTGCCGTCTTCAAACGGGTGGATGCTGACGAAATACAGGTGGGCAATGCCTGCGCGAATCAGGGGCGGCAATGCATCCGGTGCGTTGGTTTCGGTGCGGTTGAACCAGTCCACAAAGGCAGCCATTTCTGCTTCCATCTGTGCGGAAGGCGGGGCTTCAAAATGCACCTTGGGATCATCCAGTCGCCCAGAAATCACCTGCATGGCTTCAACATGCGTGCGGTACGCGCCAATCATTTGCACATCCCGCCGCCCGTTCAGCAACATCGAATGCCAATCGAACAGCGTTTGATGACTGAGCGGCTGCTGAAAGTGGGTGTATAAATTCACCATCATTTCCGCGATGCCGTATTCCGCAGGTGTCACTTGCCGCCTATCCGTTTGCAAACCAAACTGCCGCCGAATGGAGGATTGCACACTGTCACGGTTGAGGTATTCGCCTTCAATCGCCGAGGTTTGCATCGCTTCGTTGCTGACCATTTCCACCTTCAACTGGATGCGGTCATCTTCCGTCAGGTGCGTGAATGCACCCAGCAGCAAGCCGGATTCGTGCGCGAACGCGGTTTCCAAAGGTATCAGTTTCAGCGGGTCGAAGCTGAAATTAGGCCAGTCGGGTTGTTGCCAGTTCCATGTCATGAGTCATTCGCCGTGATTCTATAACTCATTTATAGCCTATTTTGTGAGTTATAGAAACCGTTCTACTTGCATTTATTAGGGCAACTACAACTTGAGCCGGTTTGAATAGCCCTGCTGTTCCGGCTACTATCGGCTCTATTGTCCCTTATGCCTGACTAGCTGACGCTTATGAAACCGACCCCGCTGGAAATCGCCCTTGAGCGCATTGAAGAATGCCGCCGTACCCGTTCGACCGCGCTCGACCTGAGCGGGCTTGGTTTGGATGAAATACCAGAACAGGTGTTTGAACTGACGTGGCTGGAAAAGCTGAAAGTATCTGGATCGCCTTGGGAAAAGGGAAACATTCGGAAAATCCCTGCCGCCATTGAGCAGCTAATCGCACTAATAGACTTGAATTGTTCTTCCAACCAAATCAGCGACCTCAATGTATTGGCTCACGTGCCTAACTTGCTGACGCTTGACTGTAGCTCTAACCCGATCAGTGACCTCAGCGCATTGGCTCACCTTCCAAACTTGCAAACGCTTCAATGTGGGAGCAATCAAATCAGCGATCTCAGCGCATTGGCTCACGTGCCTAACTTACAGACGCTTCAATGTTGGGACAACCAAATCAGCGATCTCAGCGCATTGGCTCACGTGCCTAACTTACAGAC
The sequence above is drawn from the Thiothrix subterranea genome and encodes:
- a CDS encoding Fic family protein, translating into MTWNWQQPDWPNFSFDPLKLIPLETAFAHESGLLLGAFTHLTEDDRIQLKVEMVSNEAMQTSAIEGEYLNRDSVQSSIRRQFGLQTDRRQVTPAEYGIAEMMVNLYTHFQQPLSHQTLFDWHSMLLNGRRDVQMIGAYRTHVEAMQVISGRLDDPKVHFEAPPSAQMEAEMAAFVDWFNRTETNAPDALPPLIRAGIAHLYFVSIHPFEDGNGRIARALAEKALAQGLGQPTLIALAHTIEQHKKAYYTELESANKANDIQRWLVYFAETVLAAVRHSRQQVEFLIGKTRLYDQVRGKLNARQEKVVARLFAEGIGGFNGGMSAKNYISLTNASRATATRDLQELVELGVLHKTGELRYARYCLNLPVCLNTCAAVKISP